The Streptomyces sp. NBC_01244 genome contains a region encoding:
- a CDS encoding alpha-galactosidase, producing MPAALPLATFDPGSGLAVLRTPNSVYALRTGPDGSPRHLYWGAPLDTAALSLLPEAASPAASSFEGGAAADELAPQTGARFGPAGLQVRFADGTSGAQWEFAGHRVDGGELRLILTDRRYPLRAELCYRVRPGSDVVERWVELTHTGVGTGADADADADAVDAEAEAEAEAGNRAEAGPVTVDRLDSASWTAPALADYRLSHLTGGWNSEFQLQRDRLPVAETVLTSRRGLTGHHASPWLALDDGTAAEERGEVWSTALAWSGSWRITLHRDAVGRTTWTGGFGHEGLRWTLEPGGSLRTPVFAGLYTPHGFGAASRAWHGYVADHVLPEPARERPVLYNSWEATGFDVDQAGQIELAHLAAGLGAELFVLDDGWFGARRDDRAGLGDWTPRPEAFPEGLRPLADEVHRLGMTFGLWVEPEMVNRDSELYRAHPDWVLHSPTREATELRHQLVLNFARPEVEAWAHRTLDGLVRDHRVGWLKWDANRAFTEAGWEGNPDPDRLWIDHTRAVYRIMDRLRADHPGLRIEACAGGGGRADLGILARTDQAWTSDNTDPVDRIAIQHGFSQLFPARTMAAWVTDSPNTATGRRTPLRFRFHVAMSGALGLGGDLTGWSAEELDEAATLVAQYKRIRPLVQYGIQHRINGGDGVTAVHYAAGDGGEHAVLAWRPTTRFGHRPAPVKLPALDTGAHYLDPDRDQVHSGAVLVHRGIELSLPAGDYASRLIRLRRITP from the coding sequence GTGCCTGCCGCGCTCCCGCTCGCCACCTTCGACCCCGGCTCCGGCCTCGCCGTGCTCCGCACGCCGAACAGCGTGTACGCCCTGCGCACCGGCCCCGACGGCAGCCCGCGGCACCTGTACTGGGGCGCGCCGCTCGACACCGCCGCGCTGTCCCTGCTGCCGGAGGCCGCCTCCCCCGCCGCGAGCAGCTTCGAGGGCGGGGCCGCGGCGGACGAGCTGGCTCCGCAGACCGGAGCGCGGTTCGGTCCGGCCGGCCTCCAGGTTCGGTTCGCCGACGGAACCAGCGGCGCCCAGTGGGAGTTCGCCGGACACCGCGTCGACGGCGGCGAGCTGCGGCTCATCCTCACCGACCGCCGGTACCCCCTGCGCGCGGAGCTCTGCTACCGCGTCCGGCCGGGCAGTGACGTCGTCGAACGCTGGGTGGAGCTCACGCACACCGGAGTCGGGACCGGAGCGGATGCGGATGCGGATGCGGATGCCGTCGATGCCGAGGCCGAGGCCGAGGCCGAGGCCGGGAACCGGGCCGAAGCCGGTCCGGTCACCGTCGACCGGCTGGACTCCGCCTCCTGGACGGCCCCGGCACTCGCCGACTACCGGCTCAGCCACCTCACGGGCGGCTGGAACAGCGAGTTCCAGCTGCAGCGCGACCGGCTCCCCGTCGCCGAGACCGTCCTCACCAGCCGCCGCGGGCTCACCGGCCACCACGCCAGCCCCTGGCTCGCCCTCGACGACGGCACCGCGGCCGAGGAGAGGGGGGAGGTGTGGAGCACCGCCCTCGCCTGGAGCGGCAGTTGGCGCATCACCCTGCACCGCGACGCGGTGGGCCGCACCACCTGGACGGGAGGGTTCGGCCACGAGGGGCTGCGCTGGACCCTGGAGCCGGGCGGGAGCCTGCGCACCCCCGTGTTCGCCGGGCTCTACACCCCGCACGGGTTCGGTGCGGCCAGCCGGGCCTGGCACGGCTACGTCGCGGACCACGTACTGCCGGAGCCCGCGCGGGAGCGGCCCGTCCTCTACAACTCCTGGGAGGCCACCGGCTTCGACGTCGACCAGGCCGGCCAGATCGAACTGGCCCACCTGGCCGCCGGGCTCGGTGCCGAACTGTTCGTCCTGGACGACGGCTGGTTCGGCGCACGGCGCGACGACCGGGCCGGGCTGGGCGACTGGACCCCGCGCCCCGAAGCCTTTCCCGAGGGGCTGCGCCCGCTCGCCGACGAGGTCCACCGCCTCGGGATGACCTTCGGTCTGTGGGTGGAACCGGAAATGGTCAACCGGGACAGCGAGTTGTACCGCGCCCATCCGGACTGGGTCCTCCACTCCCCCACCCGGGAGGCGACCGAACTGCGCCATCAGCTGGTACTGAACTTCGCCCGGCCCGAGGTCGAGGCCTGGGCCCACCGAACCCTGGACGGCCTCGTACGCGACCACCGGGTGGGCTGGCTCAAATGGGACGCCAACCGCGCCTTCACCGAGGCCGGTTGGGAGGGGAACCCCGATCCCGACCGGCTCTGGATCGACCACACCCGGGCCGTCTACCGCATCATGGACCGGCTGCGCGCCGATCACCCGGGCCTGCGCATCGAAGCGTGCGCGGGCGGTGGCGGGCGCGCCGACCTCGGCATCCTGGCCCGCACCGACCAGGCGTGGACCTCCGACAACACCGACCCCGTCGACCGGATCGCGATCCAGCACGGCTTCAGCCAGCTCTTTCCGGCCCGGACCATGGCCGCGTGGGTCACCGACAGCCCCAACACGGCCACCGGCCGCCGCACTCCGCTGCGCTTCCGCTTCCACGTCGCCATGTCCGGCGCGCTCGGCCTCGGCGGGGACCTGACGGGCTGGTCCGCCGAGGAGCTCGACGAAGCCGCCACGCTCGTGGCCCAGTACAAGCGGATCCGCCCGCTGGTCCAGTACGGGATCCAGCACCGCATCAACGGCGGCGACGGGGTGACGGCCGTCCACTACGCCGCCGGGGACGGCGGCGAGCACGCCGTGCTCGCCTGGCGGCCCACGACCCGGTTCGGTCACCGGCCCGCCCCCGTCAAGCTGCCCGCACTCGACACCGGCGCCCACTACCTGGACCCGGACCGGGACCAGGTGCACAGCGGCGCCGTCCTGGTCCACCGCGGCATCGAGCTCTCGCTGCCCGCCGGGGACTACGCGAGCCGGCTGATCCGGCTGCGCCGCATCACCCCCTGA
- a CDS encoding ROK family transcriptional regulator: MFRNQELPLVTAPAETAVLALLLAEGPLSRVELARRTGLSSTAITKAARPLIDDGYLYELPPERTAPGAGRPVNPLAVAPDREFFVGVKISDDRLFGVVCDLRARVRATAERTLGSHEPTDVAGLLTDLVDELLDTEPAFRDRTRHLGIAVSGDVDRGSGRVRFSGRLGWRDVPLAATVAGTTGLTVTVENDVKALTIAEHWFGEGVGTGYFALVTIGAGIGSALVVNGQLVTGAYGVAGELGHVCVDPAGPRCRCGAIGCVEAIASSGAILEAVRRGTGVADLAFDRAVELARDGDPVAREAFARAGRAIGVGIATLVNLVGPERVVVSGEGAGTYDLFGQHIKNAYAAHAFGAAVKCPLSLRPLPWEEWARGAAAVAVQALFPSSTAAAALP, translated from the coding sequence GTGTTTCGAAACCAAGAGCTGCCACTGGTCACCGCCCCGGCCGAAACGGCGGTCCTCGCCCTGCTCCTGGCCGAGGGTCCGCTCAGCCGGGTGGAGCTCGCGCGCCGGACCGGGCTCTCCTCAACGGCCATCACCAAGGCGGCGAGGCCGCTCATCGACGACGGGTACCTGTACGAACTCCCGCCGGAGCGCACCGCTCCCGGGGCCGGCCGGCCGGTCAACCCGCTGGCGGTCGCCCCGGACCGGGAGTTCTTCGTCGGAGTGAAAATCAGCGACGACCGGCTGTTCGGCGTGGTCTGCGATCTGCGGGCCCGGGTCCGGGCCACGGCCGAACGAACTCTAGGCAGCCATGAACCCACCGATGTCGCAGGGTTGTTGACTGACCTGGTCGACGAACTGCTCGACACCGAGCCCGCGTTCCGCGATCGCACCCGGCATCTCGGCATCGCGGTCTCGGGAGACGTGGACCGTGGCAGCGGCCGGGTCCGCTTCTCCGGCCGCCTCGGCTGGCGCGACGTACCGCTCGCCGCGACCGTGGCCGGTACCACCGGTCTGACGGTCACCGTCGAGAACGACGTCAAAGCGCTGACCATCGCCGAGCACTGGTTCGGGGAGGGGGTCGGCACCGGCTATTTCGCGCTGGTCACGATCGGCGCGGGGATCGGCTCCGCGCTCGTCGTCAACGGACAGCTGGTGACCGGCGCCTACGGTGTGGCCGGGGAACTGGGGCACGTGTGCGTGGACCCGGCCGGCCCGCGCTGCCGCTGCGGCGCGATCGGCTGCGTCGAGGCCATCGCCTCGAGCGGTGCGATCCTCGAAGCGGTCCGCCGCGGGACCGGCGTGGCCGACCTCGCCTTCGACCGCGCAGTGGAGCTGGCCCGCGACGGTGACCCCGTGGCACGCGAGGCCTTCGCCCGGGCGGGCCGCGCCATCGGCGTCGGCATCGCCACCCTGGTCAACCTCGTGGGCCCGGAACGCGTCGTGGTCAGCGGTGAGGGAGCGGGCACGTACGACCTGTTCGGACAGCACATCAAGAACGCCTACGCGGCACACGCCTTCGGGGCCGCGGTCAAATGCCCCCTGTCCCTGCGCCCGCTCCCCTGGGAGGAGTGGGCCCGCGGAGCCGCCGCGGTGGCGGTCCAGGCACTGTTTCCGTCCAGCACGGCCGCCGCGGCACTCCCGTAG
- a CDS encoding ABC transporter substrate-binding protein: protein MSAHRTELSRRRFLGGSLMIVAGAVVTTACSTDPNAGASSEAKTTLNVWFHAYGEAGTQQAALRYATAFTKAHPDIAVKVTWVPGDYSGKLNATLLTDAAPDVFEIGDFSESLARRGQIAALDEIYGSDKADFNDNAIGGVGVDGKLYGVKMIDDVMMLYFRKSVLSQAGITPPTTFDELAAAAKALTTKSGKGLFLGNDGLGDSPILAVRSNGGDLVTDGKVAFGSPQALEALTGLKRLHEDKSLLLGFTTDWWDPSALAQNLVPMQWCGLWAMPAVKTALGEDFGVLPWPAFKAGGTPVVRVGGWTSCVNAKSRNVDAAKKFVQWLWIRQADLQKDWAESYGFHVPPRKSVAAGAAKLTDGAAKEAVDLAAKYGKSNPGTWDTAVSSAFSAAAAKIAAGQGNPAEVLADAVRQAQGAIDKQRG, encoded by the coding sequence ATGAGCGCGCACAGAACCGAGCTTAGCCGACGACGTTTTCTCGGCGGATCACTGATGATCGTCGCCGGAGCGGTGGTGACCACCGCGTGCTCCACCGACCCGAACGCGGGTGCCTCCTCCGAGGCCAAGACCACCCTGAACGTCTGGTTCCACGCCTACGGCGAGGCCGGCACGCAGCAGGCCGCACTGCGCTACGCGACCGCCTTCACCAAGGCCCACCCGGACATCGCGGTCAAGGTCACCTGGGTCCCGGGCGACTACTCCGGCAAGCTCAACGCGACCCTGCTCACCGACGCGGCCCCGGACGTCTTCGAGATCGGCGACTTCAGTGAGAGCCTGGCCCGCCGGGGCCAGATCGCCGCCCTCGACGAGATCTACGGCAGCGACAAGGCGGACTTCAACGACAACGCCATCGGCGGTGTGGGCGTCGACGGCAAGCTCTACGGCGTCAAGATGATCGACGACGTGATGATGCTGTACTTCCGCAAGAGCGTGCTGTCCCAGGCCGGAATCACCCCGCCGACGACCTTCGACGAGCTGGCCGCGGCGGCCAAGGCCCTCACCACCAAGTCGGGCAAGGGCCTGTTCCTAGGCAACGACGGCCTGGGCGACAGCCCGATCCTCGCCGTCCGTTCGAACGGTGGCGACCTGGTGACCGACGGCAAGGTCGCCTTCGGCTCCCCGCAGGCACTGGAGGCCCTGACCGGCCTGAAGCGCCTGCACGAGGACAAGTCACTGCTCCTCGGATTCACCACCGACTGGTGGGACCCGTCCGCCCTCGCCCAGAATCTCGTCCCGATGCAGTGGTGCGGTCTGTGGGCGATGCCCGCCGTCAAGACCGCGCTCGGCGAGGACTTCGGCGTCCTGCCGTGGCCCGCATTCAAGGCCGGGGGCACTCCCGTCGTGCGCGTCGGGGGCTGGACCAGCTGCGTCAACGCCAAGAGCCGGAACGTGGACGCCGCGAAGAAGTTCGTCCAGTGGCTCTGGATCCGGCAGGCGGACCTGCAGAAGGACTGGGCCGAGAGCTACGGGTTCCACGTTCCGCCCCGCAAGTCCGTGGCGGCGGGCGCCGCGAAGCTCACCGACGGAGCCGCCAAGGAGGCCGTGGACCTGGCCGCCAAGTACGGCAAGTCCAACCCGGGCACCTGGGACACCGCGGTGAGCAGCGCCTTCAGCGCGGCCGCCGCCAAGATAGCCGCCGGGCAGGGCAACCCGGCGGAGGTCCTGGCGGACGCGGTGAGGCAGGCCCAGGGCGCCATCGACAAGCAGCGCGGCTGA
- a CDS encoding carbohydrate ABC transporter permease has translation MLSAPGTTRRSGRPGPSARPTAGAARAGRPRAGRSGLLAFALLTAPMLIGLGVFKYVAIGWSFLLSLSDARGTIAPSRWVGLGNYRALLSDAAFRGSLTQILLFTAFIVPVTFAASLGLALLVHRIRRGRAVLRTVFLIPAAVSYVAASLLWKMCLFNGLPAGIANTLGGWFGMEPVPWLQTTSPPLYWIVLVTLRLWLQVGFYMVLFLAGLQGIPKELYEAAALDGATGPRLLRTITLPMLRNTSVAVLMLLFIAAFQAFDEFYNLFNSGLSGTGSAPVQTPLGYLYNTAMGSQDYGLGSAGAFVLTALIVGVTLIQGRFTGFGRSEG, from the coding sequence ATGCTCTCCGCACCGGGAACCACACGGCGGTCCGGGCGGCCGGGACCGTCCGCCCGGCCTACGGCGGGGGCGGCCCGCGCCGGCCGCCCCCGCGCGGGCCGCTCCGGCCTGCTCGCCTTCGCGCTGCTCACCGCTCCGATGCTGATCGGCCTCGGCGTGTTCAAGTACGTCGCCATCGGCTGGAGCTTCCTGCTCAGCCTGAGCGACGCGCGCGGCACCATCGCTCCCAGCCGGTGGGTGGGGCTGGGCAACTACCGGGCCCTGCTCTCCGACGCGGCGTTCCGCGGCTCCCTGACGCAGATCCTGCTGTTCACCGCCTTCATCGTGCCGGTCACCTTCGCCGCCTCCCTCGGGCTCGCCCTGCTCGTGCACCGGATCCGGCGCGGGCGGGCGGTGCTGCGCACCGTCTTCCTCATCCCCGCGGCCGTGTCCTACGTCGCCGCCTCGCTCCTGTGGAAGATGTGCCTGTTCAACGGGCTTCCGGCCGGCATCGCCAACACCCTGGGCGGCTGGTTCGGCATGGAGCCCGTCCCCTGGCTGCAGACCACCTCACCACCGCTGTACTGGATCGTGCTGGTCACCCTCCGGCTCTGGCTCCAGGTCGGCTTCTACATGGTGCTCTTCCTGGCCGGACTCCAGGGCATCCCCAAGGAGCTCTACGAGGCCGCCGCCCTCGACGGCGCGACCGGCCCGCGGCTCCTGCGCACGATCACCCTGCCGATGCTGCGCAACACGTCCGTCGCCGTGCTGATGCTGCTCTTCATCGCCGCCTTCCAGGCCTTCGACGAGTTCTACAACCTCTTCAACAGCGGTCTCTCCGGGACCGGTTCCGCCCCCGTCCAGACGCCGCTGGGCTACCTGTACAACACCGCGATGGGCAGCCAGGACTACGGACTCGGATCGGCCGGGGCCTTCGTGCTCACCGCGCTCATCGTCGGGGTGACCCTGATCCAGGGGCGCTTCACCGGATTCGGCAGGAGCGAGGGGTGA
- a CDS encoding carbohydrate ABC transporter permease, with protein sequence MTTAAKLSGALRLCARGLLVGLLTTAFLTPFYLMLRGSLMDARGITSPHWTWWPSTMHFENFTALFDDPTLSMGRALGNSTVIALITAPVSTLLASAAGYAFARIPVPGRGVLLALVVATLMIPGSVTFVPTFVVVGSLGGVNTLWGIIAPGLFSPFAVLLFRNFYLQFPAEIEEAGRLDGLGWFGLYRRIALPNSGAMLASLGALAFIDSWNSFLWPLVIGQDPSAWTAQIALSTFLTSQTINLPGLFAGAVVTIVPLVVMFLVAQRYIVAGIATSGLKG encoded by the coding sequence GTGACGACCGCGGCGAAACTGTCCGGAGCGCTGCGCCTCTGCGCGCGCGGACTGCTGGTGGGCCTCCTGACGACGGCCTTCCTGACGCCCTTCTACCTGATGCTGCGGGGCTCCCTGATGGACGCCCGGGGCATCACGTCGCCGCACTGGACCTGGTGGCCGTCGACGATGCACTTCGAGAACTTCACCGCACTCTTCGACGACCCGACCCTGTCCATGGGCCGGGCACTGGGGAACTCCACCGTGATCGCCCTCATCACGGCCCCCGTCTCCACGCTCCTGGCCTCCGCCGCGGGCTACGCCTTCGCCCGGATCCCGGTGCCGGGGCGCGGCGTCCTTCTGGCCCTGGTGGTCGCCACGCTGATGATTCCCGGCTCCGTGACCTTCGTACCGACCTTCGTCGTGGTCGGCTCCCTGGGCGGAGTGAACACGCTGTGGGGCATCATCGCGCCCGGCCTGTTCAGCCCCTTCGCCGTCCTGCTGTTCCGCAACTTCTACCTCCAGTTCCCGGCCGAGATCGAAGAAGCCGGACGGCTGGACGGGCTCGGCTGGTTCGGCCTCTACCGCCGGATCGCCCTGCCCAACTCGGGCGCGATGCTGGCCTCGCTCGGCGCGCTGGCGTTCATCGACAGCTGGAACTCATTCCTGTGGCCCCTGGTCATCGGGCAGGACCCGTCGGCCTGGACGGCCCAGATCGCCCTGTCGACCTTCCTCACCTCGCAGACCATCAACCTGCCCGGCCTGTTCGCCGGAGCCGTCGTGACGATCGTCCCCCTGGTCGTCATGTTCCTGGTCGCTCAGCGCTACATCGTCGCGGGCATCGCCACCAGCGGTCTCAAGGGCTGA